From the genome of Longimicrobium sp.:
CGATGACGGACGGCCGGCGCGCGACGTCCGCGGAGCGGAGGAACTGCGCCAGCGCGGGCGCCGCCGTGGTGTCGCGCAGCAGCCCCAGCGCGAACGCGGCGGATGCGGCGACAGACGTATCCGCATCCGCCAGCCGCGCGACGACCAGCGGCGTCGCGCGTTTGTCGCCGATCCGCCCCGCGGCCAGGACGGCGCGGCGTCGCACCTCCGCGCTCGCGTCCGCGGCGGCGGCGGAGAGGCCGACGGCGTCGTACTCGCGCCGGTCCTCGAGCCGCAGCAGCCCCGCCGCGACGCTCACCTCGCGCGTGGAGAGGGGGCGATTCTGGGCGCTCGTGCGGGCCGGTGAAATCGCGATCAGCCCGGCGGCAAAGGCGAATGAATTCGCGGCAACAACGGCCCGAAGTCCGCCTTCGCGGACTCGCGCCCGGCCACTCGCGCGGGCGGCGGGCTTCGCTGCCGTTCGCTGTCCCCTGTACCCTGTCCCCTGTCCCCTGTTTCCCTGCGGTTCCATAGTCACTCGCTTCCGCGGAAGGCGGCCATCACTTCGGGGGGCAGGCGGACGGGCGTGCCGCCGCGGTCGATGGAGATCAGCTCGGTGCGCGCGGTCGCCAAGCGCTTCGTCGCCTCGCCGTCCACGCGCAGGATCTCGTAGGTGAAGACGACGCCGCGCGAGCGCACCTGCTCCAGCGTGGTGACGACGCGGATGAGGTCGTCGTACTTGGCCGAGGCGTGGTAGCGCAGCGTGGCTTCGGTGACGGCCAGGAGCACGCCCCGCGCCTCCAGGTCGGCGTACGAGCGCCACAGGCGGCGGATCAGGTCCGTGCGCCCGATCTCGCACCACGGCAGGTAGTTGGCGTGGTAGATGATCCCCATCTGGTCGGTCTCGGCGTAGCGCGCGCGGAACTCGACCGAGCACGTGGGCGGCTGCGGGGGCATCTGCCGTGGAATCGCTGGCGTGGGAGCGAAGATCGGTATCGGAGGGGGGATTCTACCCGCGCGGGGCGCGGCGTGTCAAACGAATGCGGCGGCGCGGCTTGTGGCCCCGAAAGGCGCGGCCTAGCTTCCCCGCCCCATGAGCCAGAAGCCCGTCTACGTCGTTTCCGACACCCACCTGGGCGCCGTTCCGCGCGAGACGGAGCGCGCCTTCCGCGGCTTCCTGGCCCACGTGGCGGCCGAGGCACGGTCGCTCCTCATCAACGGCGACCTGTTCGACTTCTGGTTCGAGTACCGCTCGGTGATCCTGCGCGAGCACTACCGCGTGCTGGCCGCGCTGGCCGACGTGGTGGACGCGGGGGTGAAGGTGTGGTTCGTGGGCGGCAACCACGACGCGTGGGCCGGCAGCTTCCTGCGCGACGAGGTGGGAATCGAGCTGCTGAACGGCCCGGTGGAGATGACGCTGGCCGGCCGCCGGACGCTCGTGGCGCACGGCGACGGCGTGGGGAAGGGCGACTACAAGTACCGCACGCTGAAGACGGTCATCCGCCACCCGGTCTCCATCGCCGCCTTCCGCTTCCTGCACCCCGACTTCGGGCGGCGGATCGCGGGGGTGGCGTCCAGCACCGAGCGGAAGGCGGAGGGCGACGCGGCGGCCACCGGCCGGGCGGCGTTCATCCAGAACTGGGCCGAGGAGCAGCTCCGCGCCGACCCCGCGCTGGACCTCGTCCTGGCCGGCCACGCGCACGTGGCCGCGCGGGTGGAGGTCGAGCCCGGGCGCTTCTACGTGAACTCCGGCGACTGGCTGCGCGACTACACCTACGTCGTCCTCCCCGCCGCCGGCGGCCCGCCCGAGCTGCGGTCGTGGCCGAAGACGGAACCGGCGCCGTTTCCAGCCCCGAGTCTCCCGCCCGCGGCCGGGTAGGCCCTTCCCGCTCTTCATCTCCATACAAACGGTGCCGCCCCATCCTCCAGAATCGACTGGAGGAGAGACCTGACCGCGAGGAGAACTTCGGCTCGCCGGGAGCCCACCGCTGACTCTCCGTCGAACGTTTCCTTTGGTGGCTAGGACCTTGCTCTTCCGCGGGCGACGAGCGGGACATCGTGCTGCGATCGAATCGGCCCGGCGCGGGCCGGAACGGCGGCGCGAGAGGGCTCCGGGGGGATGACCCGCGCGGCGGCCGGTCCCGCCCGATCTCCGGCGAAAGCAGGGCCCTTCGCCTCCCGCGGCGCGGCGGACGCTCTTCCCCCGATCCATCCAACCGCCGCTCCAGCAGGCACTTCCACCGGCCCGGCCTCTCCACTTCCCAGCGCTCCGAAGCTTCCGGTCCCCCTACTCTCCCATCTGGAGACTCCATGACGCGCCTTCGCTTCACCTGTTGCGCCGCCGCAACGATCCTGGCCGTGTCCGCCTGCGTGAACGACGCGGCGCGGCCGACGCTTCCTTCGCCGCCCGAGCAGCCCAAGGCGCCGCCCATGCCGCTGGGGATGGTGCAGATCACGGTCAGCGGCATCGGCACCAGCCAGATGAGCGGCAGCATCACGCCGGTCGCCTCGCGCGCCGGCGGCCCGCGGGCGTCGCTGACGGTGGCCAACGGCATCGTGTTCGAGCCGCTGACGGTGCAGACGTGGACCGAGGGGACGCGCACCGCCGGGGGGCAGCGGTACGTGACCGCCACCTACCGCATCCGCAACCAGACGGGAACCGCGCTGAACAACGTGACGCTGCTGATGGCCTCGCGGCCGAACACCATCTCCGGCACCCCCATCTCGTCGCTGAAGCGCTTCGACGGAACCGATGCCGCCCCGTCCATCGCCACCTCGGTGGTGCCGACGGGCGCCATCTCCATCAAGAGCGACCTGGTGACCATGCTGGCGCTGTATCCCGACGTGCTGCAGGTGCTCACGGAGGCCGAGGTGGCCGCCATCCCGCCCACCGGCGACATCACCAGCGTCTTCCCGTACGGCTACATGGTGCGCAACTGGGACCCGGCGGCCACCCACCGCCAGCTCCCCGTTCCCACCAGCGTGAACCAGTACGACGGCGTGGTGACCGTCTCCTTCCGCATGCCGCTGCAGGCCACCGCCACGCAGGACGTGTTCACCCTGACCTTCCAGGCGCTGGTGGTGCAGGACAGCGAGACGCGGCTGACGGAGAGCATCGAGGAGGGGCAGGACACCGCCGCCGTGCGCCGCCTGCGCGAGCGCGCCGCGGCACTGGGCGCGACCACGGTCACCGTGCTGGCGGGGAGCACCGCGCCCGCGGCGGACGTGGCCGACTACCCGGGGCAGCGGCAGATCTGCACCGTGCGCACGGCGGGAACGGCCGCCGCGCCGGTCACCTTCATCACCGCGCCGGGCGCGTACTCGCGGGTGGAGATGCTGCGCCCGGGCGAGAGCAGCAGCGCGTGCGGCCCCAGCTTCCGCTCGGGAACGCCGTCGTTCCCCAGCGTCGGCTCGCCGTACGCCATCACCATCAAGTCGATGGACCGCTACGGCAACAAGCTCACGCAGCCCGACACCTTCAACCTGACCCAGACCTCGGGCCCGCCCGCCGCCTTCGGCGCGCAGGCGGCGCTCTCGGCGGGGCAGACGTCGATCTCCGTGACCTGGAACGGCATCGGCACCTCGCTGCTGAACGCGGTGGGCCGGCGGCTGCGCGGGCAGCGCAGCATCGACGTGGCCGTCCCGGCGACGGTCACCATCAGCGCGGGCGACAACCAGGCGGCCATGGCCGGCTCGGCGGTACCCACCGCGCCCGCGGTGCTGGTGCGCGACGCGTCCAACGCTCCGCTGGCGGGCGTGCCGGTGACCTTCAGCGTCTCGGGCGGCGGGGGATCCGTCACCAGCGCCACGACCACGACCGACGGCAGCGGGATTGCACGGGTGGGAAGCTGGGTGCTGGGCTCGCCCGCGACCATGAACACGCTGAGCGCCACCGCGCTGGGCGGCGCGTCGGCGGTGACCTTCAAGGCCAGCGGCTGCTCGGGCGGCGGCGGCATCGGGTTCGGCATCACCCTGTGCTACACGTCGGCGATGAGCGCGGTGCAGCGGGCGGCGTTCGACAGCGCGGCGGCCAAATGGTCGCGGGTGATCACGGGCGACGTGCCGGACCTGGCCTACACGCTGGGAACGGGAAGCTGCGGGACGGGGTCGCCCTCGTTCAACCTGAGCATCGACGACCTGATGATCTTCGCGACCGTGGAGCCGATCGACGGCGCGGGCGCGGTGCTGGGCCAGGCGGGGCCGTGCTTCGTGCGCTCGGCGGAGTTCCTTCCCTTCGTGGGACGGATGCGCTTCGACTCGGCCGACATGCCGTCGATGGAGGCCAGCGGCATGCTGAGCGCGGTGATCCTGCACGAGATGGGGCACGTCCTGGGGATCGGCTCGCTCTGGCAGCCGCACTTCAGCCTGGTGCAGAACGCGTCGCCGGTGGGCGGGCCCCCGCTGGACACGTACTACTCGGGCACGAACGGGATCGCCGGGTTCAACTCCATCGGCGGCAGCACCTACACCGGCGGGAACAAGGTGCCGGTGGAGAACACCGGCTCCAGCGGCACCATCAACGTGCACTGGCGCGAGTCGGTGCTGGCCAACGAGCTGATGACCGGCTACGCCAACGCGGGCCCCATGCCGCTGAGCCTGCTGACCGTGCGCTCGCTGCAGGACTTCGGCTACACGGTGAACACCGGGGCCGCGGACGCCTTCTTCCTGACGCTCAGCGCGCGCCAGGGCCCCGCGCCCGGCGCCATCCCGCTGGGCAACGACGTGATGGACCTCCCGCTCACCAGCGTCGACAGGCAGGGCCGCGCCACGCGGATCCGCTGACGCCGCTCCGCAGCACATCTCCCTGAAGATCGAGCGCTCCCGCCGGCCACTGGCCGGCGGGAGCGCTCGCGTCTGGCTGTGGCTTCAGCCACCGGTGGGAGTGGAAGGGCGATTGAAATCGCGGCAACAACGGCCCGAAGTCCGCCTTCGCGGACTCCCCGCCCCGGCATCTCCGCTCGATTTGAACCGGCAGGACGCCTCCAGCTCGCCTCCCCGACTCCGCTGCCTGGCCGAACAGCCTCGCGCAGGCTGCGACTTCAGCCGGCGGTGAGGAAGCCGGATCGGCGCACGATCCATCCAGCCGGGACGACGGGACCTCGCCTGCGTTCGTGTGCCGGCTACTCCTCTTCCGTGGCCTCGTGCAGGTCGGCGAGGAGCGCGTCGAGGTCGAAGCCGTGGCGCTCGGCGACCTCGGCCAGGGGCTTGGCGCCGCCGCAGCAGGCGTCGATCCCCCAGGCGGAGAAGACGCGCAGCGTGGCGGGAAACCGCGTGGACGCGTCGTTGACGGTCGTGTCGGGGGTGATGGTCGTGGTCTGCATCTCGCGATCTCCAGATCGGTTCAGGCGCTTTTGCGGGCGGCGGGCGCGCGCTCCAGCGTCGGAAGCGTGTTGGCGCTGGCGCGGCGGACGGGCTCGTCCAGCGTGCGCCACAGGTTGTAGATGAACAGGAAGGCGCCCACCGCGCTGGCGGTGCCGCCCGCGCCCAGCAGCGCCGCCCCCGCGCGCCAGAGGTGGACGCGGAGGATGAAGCCGGCCACCATCGCCGCCAGCCCGGCGTTGGCCACCCACACGTGCAGGCCGGCCAGGCGGCGGCTGTGCAGCGGATGCCCGGTGAAGCGCGGGATCACGTGGTACGCCACGCCGAAGATCATCATGCTCACGAACCCCAGCAGGTTCGCGTGCATGTGCGCGGGGCGGTAGACGGCCGCGGCGGGCCGGACCGCCATCCACACCCCGATCCCCACCCCCAGCCCCAGCCAGAGCAGGCTGGCGCGAATGAACCTGCGGACGAACGGATCCAGCATCCGGCCTCCCTGCGATGGCGTCGGTCGTGCGCCCGCCCGTGCTCCGGCGGCGCACCGGAGATTCGCATGGGGTCCCGAGCGTCGGAAGAGGGGAAAATCCCTTCGCGCGTGGGGAGGCGGCCTTGCGGGCGCGGAGCGTGCGGGATACAACATGTGCGTTTCCGGCGCTGTACACCCGTTGACCCGGCCGGCCCGGGGAAGGACCCGATACATGAGCACTGCCAACGGACCCACGCGGCTGATCTGGCGCGACGGGCAGCTGATCGACTGGCGCGACGCCACCATCCACGTGATGAGCCACGTGGCCCATTACGGCTCGTGTGTGTTCGAGGGGATCCGCTGCTACGAGACCTCCGACGGGCCCGCCATCTTCCGCCTGCAGGACCACATGCGCCGCCTGCTGGACAGCGCGCGCATCTACCGCATCCCCTGCGAGCACACGCTCGAGTCGCTGAGCGAGGCCGCCGTCGAGGTGGTGGCCGCCAACGGGGTGAAGCACTGCTACCTGCGCCCGCTCATCGCCCGCACCGGCGAGCAGATGGGGATCCTGGCCGACGACCGCTTCGTGGAGACCTTCGTGGTGGCCTGGATCTGGGGCACGTACCTGGGCGAGGGCGCGCTGGAGAACGGGGTCGACGCGTGCATCAGCAGCTGGCGCCGCGCCGCGCCCGACACCTTTCCCTCGCTGGGGAAGGCGGGCGGCGCGTACCTGAACTCGCAGCTGGCCAAGATGGAGGCCAAGGACCTGGGCTTCCACGAGGCCATCATGCTGGACACGTACGGCTACGTGGCCGAGGGCACCGGGCAGAACCTGTTCGTGGTGCGCGACGGCGTGCTCTTCACCCCGCC
Proteins encoded in this window:
- a CDS encoding thioesterase family protein, which produces MPPQPPTCSVEFRARYAETDQMGIIYHANYLPWCEIGRTDLIRRLWRSYADLEARGVLLAVTEATLRYHASAKYDDLIRVVTTLEQVRSRGVVFTYEILRVDGEATKRLATARTELISIDRGGTPVRLPPEVMAAFRGSE
- a CDS encoding UDP-2,3-diacylglucosamine diphosphatase, whose product is MSQKPVYVVSDTHLGAVPRETERAFRGFLAHVAAEARSLLINGDLFDFWFEYRSVILREHYRVLAALADVVDAGVKVWFVGGNHDAWAGSFLRDEVGIELLNGPVEMTLAGRRTLVAHGDGVGKGDYKYRTLKTVIRHPVSIAAFRFLHPDFGRRIAGVASSTERKAEGDAAATGRAAFIQNWAEEQLRADPALDLVLAGHAHVAARVEVEPGRFYVNSGDWLRDYTYVVLPAAGGPPELRSWPKTEPAPFPAPSLPPAAG
- a CDS encoding leishmanolysin-related zinc metalloendopeptidase encodes the protein MTRLRFTCCAAATILAVSACVNDAARPTLPSPPEQPKAPPMPLGMVQITVSGIGTSQMSGSITPVASRAGGPRASLTVANGIVFEPLTVQTWTEGTRTAGGQRYVTATYRIRNQTGTALNNVTLLMASRPNTISGTPISSLKRFDGTDAAPSIATSVVPTGAISIKSDLVTMLALYPDVLQVLTEAEVAAIPPTGDITSVFPYGYMVRNWDPAATHRQLPVPTSVNQYDGVVTVSFRMPLQATATQDVFTLTFQALVVQDSETRLTESIEEGQDTAAVRRLRERAAALGATTVTVLAGSTAPAADVADYPGQRQICTVRTAGTAAAPVTFITAPGAYSRVEMLRPGESSSACGPSFRSGTPSFPSVGSPYAITIKSMDRYGNKLTQPDTFNLTQTSGPPAAFGAQAALSAGQTSISVTWNGIGTSLLNAVGRRLRGQRSIDVAVPATVTISAGDNQAAMAGSAVPTAPAVLVRDASNAPLAGVPVTFSVSGGGGSVTSATTTTDGSGIARVGSWVLGSPATMNTLSATALGGASAVTFKASGCSGGGGIGFGITLCYTSAMSAVQRAAFDSAAAKWSRVITGDVPDLAYTLGTGSCGTGSPSFNLSIDDLMIFATVEPIDGAGAVLGQAGPCFVRSAEFLPFVGRMRFDSADMPSMEASGMLSAVILHEMGHVLGIGSLWQPHFSLVQNASPVGGPPLDTYYSGTNGIAGFNSIGGSTYTGGNKVPVENTGSSGTINVHWRESVLANELMTGYANAGPMPLSLLTVRSLQDFGYTVNTGAADAFFLTLSARQGPAPGAIPLGNDVMDLPLTSVDRQGRATRIR
- a CDS encoding DUF542 domain-containing protein translates to MQTTTITPDTTVNDASTRFPATLRVFSAWGIDACCGGAKPLAEVAERHGFDLDALLADLHEATEEE
- a CDS encoding branched-chain amino acid transaminase; protein product: MSTANGPTRLIWRDGQLIDWRDATIHVMSHVAHYGSCVFEGIRCYETSDGPAIFRLQDHMRRLLDSARIYRIPCEHTLESLSEAAVEVVAANGVKHCYLRPLIARTGEQMGILADDRFVETFVVAWIWGTYLGEGALENGVDACISSWRRAAPDTFPSLGKAGGAYLNSQLAKMEAKDLGFHEAIMLDTYGYVAEGTGQNLFVVRDGVLFTPPISANILAGITRDSVIRIARDLGYEVREENLPREFVYIADEAFFTGTAAELTPLRSVDRIPVGAGRRGPVTGEIQDRFLGIARGEVPDTYGWLTHVPAHAEAAA